The sequence below is a genomic window from Paenibacillus sp..
GGAAGCGATCCGGCGCCTGCGGCTCGTCGGGGCGGGGGTCGCCTCGAGCGTGCAGCGGTATCCCGGGCGGCGGCTCGCGGCGCATGCGGTCGGCTTCGTCGCCGAGCAGCCGGACCGGCTCGCGGCGACGTATGGCGACCGGCTGCAGGCGGGGCGGCTGAGCCTCGCCACGCCGATCGGCGCCGCGGGGCTCGAGCTCGCCTTCGATCGGCTGCTGCAGGCGCAGGAGGCGACCCGCATCGTCGCGTACGCGGACGGCGCCGGGCATCCGCTGGACGGGCTCGGCGTCCGCACGACGGGGGAGCGCAGCCCGTATTATCCGCTGCGGCTCGTGACGACGCTGGATGCCGAAGCGCAGCAGGCGGCGGAGGAGGCTGCGGACGCGGCGGGGCTGCGGGAGGGCGCCGTCGTCGTGCTGGACGCGGCGACGGCGGACATCGTGGCGATGGTGAGCCGCCCCGCGTTCCCGGACGCGCTCGGTCCGCGGGCGGGCGACGCCTGGGCGAACCGAGCGATCCGCGCATTCCCGCCCGGCTCCGTCATGAAGTCGTTCGTCGCGGCCGTCGCGCTCGAGGAGGGCGCCGCGCATCCCGGGGAGACGTTCGACTGCGACGGCACGTACGGCAAGTACGGGCTGACGTGCTGGAAGAAGGGCGGGCACGGCCGGCTGACGCTGGAAGAGGCGCTGGCCGAATCGTGCAACGTCGCGTTCGCCGAAATCGGCGAGCGGCTCGACGGCGCCACGCTGGAGCGGTACGCGGAGGCGCTCGGCTTGGTCGGCCCCGTCGGCTGGCAAGGGGCGTCGAGCGTCGACGGCGCTCCGCTGCGGCAGCTGCCGGAGGAACAGCCGGGGCGGCTGTTCGCCGGAGCGCCTCGGGCGGCGGACGGCGGCGTCCTCGCGCAGACGGCGATCGGCCAGCGCGATGCGCGCTGGACGCCGCTGTCGGCGGCGAACTGGATGGTGACGCTGCTGCACGGCGGCGCCGCCGCCTCGCCGCGCGCCGCGTCGGAGCTGCAGTTCGCCGACGGCACCGCCGCGGACCGCTACGCGCTGAAGCGGCTCGCGGATCCGTCGGCGCCGCTGTCCGGCGCCACGGTCCGCGCGCTGCGCGGCATGCTGGAAGGCGTCGTCGCGGACGGCACGGGAGCGGCGCTGCGCAAGTCGGCATGGCCGCTCGCCGGCAAGTCGGGCACCGCGGAGGCGGCCGCCGAGGGCCGCGCCGTCGTGCACCAATGGTTCGTCGGCTACGGCCCCGCGAACGCCCCGCGCTACGCGGTCGCCGTGCTCGCGGCGAACCGTCCCCCCGAATCGCCGAATCAAGCGACGGCGCTGTTCGGCGCGGTCATGGACGCCTTGGCCGCCCTCCCCTAGTCGCGCCGCTCCCCCTCGCGCCGCTCCCCCTCGCGCCGCTCCCCCTCGCGGCTTGGACGGTTGATGCTGAAAACTGTCACCGTCAATGTTATAATAAAGTCTATGTGGTTGAGAGAACCTATCAGATACGCCGCTGTATGGGGGAGTTCGAGCTAGGGGGACGAAACGTGAGCACGCTCATGCTCTATTTGTTTTACTTTTTCACGTTTTACGCGTTTTTGCCGGGATTGATCAGCCGCCTGTTCGGCTACCGCGTGCTGAAACGAGGAATGTCCGAGCGCGATATCAGCCTGACGTTCGACGACGGACCCGACCCGGTGTACACGCCTCGCCTGCTCGATTTGCTGGGGCGGCACGGGATCAAGGCGACGTTCTTCGTCGTCGGCAAACACGCGGAGGCGCATCCGGACATCATTCTGCGCATGCACCAAGAGGGTCACTCGATCGGCATACATAACTACCTGCACCGGAGCAATTGGTTGATGCGGCCGAAGTCGGTCGCGAAGCAAATTCGGATGACGTCGGAGCTGATCGAGCGCATTACCGGTACAAAGCCGCGCTTTTACAGACCGCCGTGGGGCATTATGAATTTGTTCGATTTCGCGAGCCGCCACCAGCTGCAGATCGTCCTCTGGTCGATGATGGCCGGCGACTGGCGCAAGTCGACCGGCGCGGCGAAGATCGAATCGCGCATGCTGAAGCGGCTTTCGGGCGGCACGATTTATCTGCTGCACGACTGCGGGAACACGTTCGGCGCGGATCTCGAAGCGCCGGCGAACACGATCGAAGCGCTGGAGCGGTTCATCCCGGCGGCGCTCGACCGGGGCTACCGGTTCGTCCGCGTGGACGAGTTGGCCGATGCCTACGCGAAAGCGGCGCAGCGCAAAGCGCATCCCGTCCGGAAGGCGCTGGTCGCGGCGTTCTTGTTCTGGGAGCGGTGCTTCCACGCGGCGTTCCGGCTGCAGGCGGCGATTCCGGAAGATCCGAAGAGCTTCCTGTTTTACCGCATCACGTCGTATCACGGCGAGACGATTCCGCTGTCCGAAGGCGAGGCGCTGAGGTCCGGGGACACCGTCGTAGAGCTGCACATGAACAACGAGCTTCTGTACGAATTCGGCCGCAACGCCAGATCGCCGGTGCAGCTCGCGATTCAGCTCATTCGCGCGATGGAGAAAACGATGCCGAAGCTGGCGGCGTCGCTGCTGCTGCGCAAGGATGTTTCGTCTATTAAAGCGGTGCTCGGCACGTCGATGGTCAACCGGGGCGTGGAGCAGTTCGGCTTTACGATCGCCGATTTGCCGCGCGGGTGGTTTGCGTTCGCAACGCGCTTATATTTGAAATTTTTGTTATCCGTCATTCACCCGCAAGGCAAAGACAGGCTCGGCCAGCGCGCAGAGATGCTGGTGCCGAAACGCATCGCCATTTCGATGAAAGAAATGACCAAACGATACGGCGAGACGGTCACGCAGGTCGCCGCAGGCGCGGCGGATCGGGCCGACGGCAGGCTCGCGTAATGGCGCGCGTCGGCGGCCGGAACGAAAAATCGTAAACGGCAAGCGTCCCTTCCGAACTCGGGAGGGGCGCTTTTTCTTTCTTACACCCTGTGTCAGTAAAGGGATCATAGACTCTCGTGTAGAAAGCAACTCGTAGAGCGGAACCGAAACGGCCGGCTTACGTCGAGGAGGGCGAGCATGGGAGCGAAATACGGAACAGGCGTGTTGAAGCAGGAAATCGTAAAAATTTACAACTCGATCAATCAAGAAATTTTCGGCATCGGCATCAAATCACAGCGCATCGAAGTCGTCGGCGATAAGGTGTTTATTTTCGCGACGCATAAGCGAATCCCTGCCTTGAAAATTCTCGACGCGGACCACCGGAGCTTGACGGCGAGCGTCGATATGCTGCTGATGGAGGCGAACAAGCGGATGCTGAAGGAACAGCTCGAACGTCAGCTCGGCCTCGAGGTGCTTTCCGTGTTCAAGGATTACGACCCGAAGACGGAGCATTCGGGCACGATCATCGTGTTTGCGGAGTCGGTTGACGCTTAACTTTGCGGTAGTTAAATGTTAAATAATATAACGCAATTTTCATAATTTTTTGCAAGAGGCTTGACTATTGGAATGATCTGCGTTACATTTACTAACAACAAGGAGATACGACCTTGGATTGCGAGAGGTAACCGGTTTGCGATCGGCTCGAGATACGATCCTTCTGCGGAAAAGATCGAATCTCCGTCGCAGCAAACTCCATTATACATAGCAGGTAATAGAGAACTCCGCGTACGGAGCGCTTTAAAACCGCTAATTGTGACATATCTGGGGCGACAAGGCCCACGTATGCTCATAATTGCGGTTTTTTTGCATTCTTTGTTGCCCAGACCCCGAGAGGTGAATGCGAATGACCGTGGATCGGTCCGAAACGAATGTGGAAAGCGTGCTTCTCGCGCTGAATCACATTTCCAAAGGAAGGATGGTGATGGATTGGAATGAAGTAACTTCCGGCACGAATCCGTACGTGGTCACGAAAACGTCGAACATCCCGGGCAAAAGCGTCATCGAAATTCCGGGACTCGTGTTCGGGGACAAACGGCAGCGCGTCTCCCGCATCGGCGTCGGCATGACGCTGACGGAGTCGATGATCGAGCTCGCCTCCGCGCTTCGGCTCGACGTGCTCGTCGTGCATCACCCGGTGGCCGAAGCCGCCAATTCGGGAGGCGTCCCGTTCGCGGATTACTTGCCGCTGTACGGGCTGTCGCTCATCGAAATGCACGAGGCGTTTCACGGGCTCCACCCGGGCCTTACGTTCCTGCACGGACATCGGAAGCTGAAAACCGACACCGCGTTCGGCGGCGTCCCGGGCAACGTGCTGCACAAAGGGGTGGCGTTCGACGACGTGCGGACGGCGGGCGACGTGCTGGCGCGCATCGCGGCGTGGATGGGGCGCGACGCCGACGCCGGACTGCTCGAGGCGGAGCGGGCGATTCGCGGGGAGGCGACGCTCGAGGAAGCGACGCTCGCCAATCCGGCGATGCTGCTGGCCGGCCGTCCGGACAGCCCGGTACGGCATGTGCTTCATTTTTTCCCGCATACCGGATTTTCGCTCGCGCATCTGGAGCAGGCGCTCGAGCTGTATCCCGAAACGGATACGATTATCGTGAGCATCAGCCGGGTTCGGGAGGAGCACGCTTTCGTCGAGCTGGCGCGGCGCCGGGGGCTCAACTTCATCGTCGGCAATCCGCATTCGGTGGAAATTTGGGAGAACGGCCTGCCGCTCGCTTATGCGCTGGAAATGCTGCTGCCGGACGCGGAGGTGTTCCTGCTGCGAGAGCGAATTACGGCGGTGCCGCTCCGGGACGTGGGGCACGCGAACATGGTTCGATACGGCAAGGCGATGGCGGAGACGCATCTCGTCTCCGGCGTCGGCAGCGCCGTGTACATATAAAAACATATTGGGAGGAAGAGAACGGATGACGATGGGGAAATGGACGCGCATGGCAGGAGTAACGTTGTTGGCGGCGGCTTTGATCTGGGTGGCGGGCTGCGGCGCCGCACAGACCGGCTCGGCGCCGGAGGAGGAGGCTCCGGCCGCGGAAGCGCCGGCTGCCGAAACGACGGCCGAGACGGCCGCGCCGGAGACGGAGCTGGCCGCCGAAGAGACGAAGGAACTGGTAACGGTCAAATTTTCGGAGGTTATCCGCTCGATTTTTTACGCGCCGCATTACGCCGCGATGTCGAAAGGTTTTTTCGAAGAGGAAGGCATCCTCGTCGACATGAACACGGCGCAGGGCTCCGACAAGGGGGCGGCCGCGCTCATCGCCGGCATAGCGGACATTTCGCTCGTCGGTCCGGAAACGGCGATCTATATTTATAACCAAAAGGGCGACAAAACGTTGAAAATTTTCCACCAGTTGACGATAAAGGACGGTTCGTTCCTGCTCTCCCGCGAAAAGCTCGATTCGTTCGAATGGAGCGACCTGGAAGGGAAGTCGGTGCTCGGATGGAGACCGGGCAGCGCGCCGCAAATGGTCATGAACTCCATGCTGCTTCAAGAAGGCGTGAAGGCGGACGTCATCACGAACGTGGCGTCGCCCGCGATGGCCGGCGCGTTCGCGAGCGGTCAAGGCGATTTCATCCAGTTGTTCGAACCGGTCGCCTCGACGCTTGAAAAAGAAGGACAAGCGCATTACGTCGCGTCGATGGGCGAATCGTTCGGCGCGTTCCCGGAAACGTCGTACGTGGCCACATCCGATTACATCGCGGCGAATCCGGACATCGTTCAGGGCTTCGTGAACGCAGTGGCGAAAGGGGCGGCTTGGCTGCAGACGGCGAGCGACGCGGAAATCGCCGAAGCGCTCATGCCGTTCTTCGAAGGAACGCCGGAAGATTTGATTTTGAACTCCGTCAACCGGTACAAGAGCCAAGACACGTGGCCGACGAAGCCGGAGATGACGGCGGAAGCGTTCGAAAAGCTCCAGACGACGCTGATCGAGAACGGCGTGCTGAAGGCCGAAGAAAAAATCGCGAACATGAATGACGTCGTCGACATGAGCTTCGTGAACAACCTCGGGGAGTGATCCGAAGTGGCGCAGATCGAACTGAAGAACGTCAGCCTCAACTATTTCACGGTCAAGCAGGAGACGGAGGCGCTGCGCGACATCGACGTCGCCGTGGACGCCGGAGAATTCATCAGCATCGTAGGGCCGAGCGGCTGCGGGAAGAGCACGCTGCTCTCCCTCGTCTCCGGCATGATCCGGCCGACGAAGGGGAAGGTGCTGATCGACGGCGCGGAAGTGAACGGCGTGTCGCCGAAGGTCGGGTATATGCTGCAGCATGACCATTTGTTCGAATGGCGCGACGTGTTGAGCAATTTGCTCGTCGGCGCGGAGGTGCGGCGGATGGACCTGAAGAAGGCCGAACGGAAGGCGCTCGAGCTGCTCGAGCGGTACGGCCTCGGCGGGTTCGCGAAGCATAACCCGTCGCAGCTGTCCGGCGGCATGCGGCAGCGGGTGGCGCTCATTCGGACGCTGGTGACGGAGCCGGACATCTTGCTGCTCGACGAGCCGTTCTCCGCGCTCGATTACCAGACCCGCCTGACGCTCGCGGACGAAATTTTCACTATCATCAAAGATCAGGGCAAAACGGCGGTGCTCGTGACGCATGACATTTCGGAGGCGATCTGCATGGGCGATCGGGTGATGGTCATGTCGAAGCGGCCGAGCACGATTTCCTCGATTTATTCGATCCGCTTCGACGAGGGCGAAGGGCTGCTGCCGTGGCGGAAGCGGAGCGCGGCGCGGTACCCGCAATATTTCAACGATATTTGGAGGGAGCTGGAAGGCCATGTCGTCTCTGCCGGTTAGAGAGCCGATGACGCCGGAAGCCGCGGCCGTCGCCGCCGCCGCGCGGAAGCCGGCCGCGTCGCCGCAGTACGAAGCGTTCCTGCGGGCGCATCGGCGGAACGTCAGGTCGGTCCGCGTTGCCCGGCTCGGTGTGCTCGCCTTCGTGCTCGCGCTCTGGGAAATCGCGGCGAACGTCCGCTGGGTCGACCCGATGCTGACGAGCCAGCCGTCGCGTCTTGCGAACGCGTTCCGGCAGCTGGCGTTCGAAGGGACGCTGTTTCACCATGCGTGGGTGACGAGCCTCGAGACGGTCATCGGCATCGCGGTGTCGATGACGCTCGGCACGTTGATCGCGGTGCTGTTCTGGTGGTCGACCTACGCGTCGAAGGTGCTCGAGCCGTACGTCGTCGTGTTGAACGCGCTGCCGAAGGTGGCGCTCGGGCCGATCTTTTACATTTGGCTCGGGGAGAAGTATTCGATCTACGGCATGGCGATCGCGATCTCGATCATCGTGACGATCATGATGATCGAGAGCGGGTTCAGGGAAATCAGCCGCACGAAGCTGAAGCTGATGGAGTCGCTCGGCGCCAGCCGGTTCCAAATGCTCCGGATGGTGCTGCTGCCCGCGAGCGTGCCGAACGTCATCGCGACGCTGAAGGTGAACGTGGGCCTCACGCTCGTCGGGGTCGTGATGGGGGAGTTTCTGTCGTCGAAGGCGGGACTCGGGTATTTGATCATTTACGGCGGCCAAGTGTTCCAGATGGACCTCGTCATGGTCAGCATCATGCTGCTTGCGGCGCTGTCGATCGTGCTGTACGGCATCGTGTCCGCCGCGGGGCATTATGCGCTGAAGAAGACGCATTTCGAGGCGTAGCGCGCGGATCATGCGCCGAAGGCGCCCCTCTCCCGCGACCGGCGGGGAGGGGCGCTTGGCGTTAGGTGGGGGCGCCGCGGCGGCGAAATAGTCGGAGTTTCTCCGACGAAATGGCGGCGCGGGCGCTGAATCGTAGGAATAGCCGGAGTTTCTCCGACTATTTCGCTTCGCGAGCGACGCCCGCTTCATTCCGCTCGACTTCGAGCTCTTGCAGCACGGCTTTGCCGAAATGGCCGAGCGTGCCGTCCGCGAACGATTGCAGCACGCCCGCGGCGACGACGGCCTGCGCGGCGGCGGCGAATTCGGCCGGCAGACCCGCCGAACGAAGATCCTCGGCGATGCGCAGGCCGGCCTCCAAGGCGCGCTTCGTCGCGATCGTGTTGCACGCGAGCACCCATCGTTCGTCGCCGGCGATCACCCGGCCGAGCGCGCCGACGAGCGGCTCGAGCAGCGCCCGATGCTCCTCGTCGTCGGTGACGAGCAGCGCCGTTCTGCCGGCTTGCAGCGCCTTCGCGCTGCCGATGAGCTTCAGCGGAATCCAGCGATGGTCCGGGCAAGCGGCGCGCAGCTCGGCCGTGTCGACGAGCGTCGCCGTGTTGACGAGCGCGGCGTCCGGCCGGATATGAGGGGCGAGCCGCTCGCGGTACAAGGGCACGACTTCGCCGGCGGGCACCGCGAGGAACACGAGGTCCGCTTCGGATAACCGCGAGATCGGCACGGCGGCGGCGCCGGGAAGCTCCTTCGCCAGCGCGGCGGCTTTCGTTTCGGAGCGGCTGACGAGCAGCAGGCGTTCGGCGGGCAAGCGCCGAGCGAGCTCGACGCCCAATTGGCCTAAGCCGACGACGGCGACGGTTGGCAGCGTGTCATGCATGGCAAAACCTCCTCCAGGGAGTAAATTCGTATTTTGCATGCAATATACCACAAATCAGCACGAACGGCAGTCGCTTTTTCATAATCCAGGCGAGAGTCGCGCTGCAATAGTTATGGATTCAGGCGAGAGCAGCGGGCGGACGGCATCGCGGTCCTTCCTGACGACACAAATTCGGGCTCATGTCATTGAAAACGCTTTGAAAATGTAAGATTCAAGGAATATAACCGCCCAACTAAATAGAATTTTCAGAAAATAATTGTATACAATACACCAAAACTATATTCAGAGCGTTAATATTATGCTAATATTTTGTCCGAGGGCCAATAAACTGGACAAGTCGAGGGATGCGGATGATTACTATTTCACACGCGATGTATGCCTTGGTAACAGCAGCAGTCATTTTGGTCATGTTGTTTCGTCGAGGTGTCGTAATACCGACGTTGATCGGGACGTTCTTGATCGGATGGATTTACAGAGGGGACGTCATCAGCGGGTTTAAAGCGGTGTACAACGCAAACCTGACGGCCGCGCGGGAATTGTTCACGATTTTCTTGATCATCACCTTCATGGTCGCCCTCTTGGCCTCGCTCCGCGACATCGGCGCGGATAAGCGGATGATTCAACCGATTCAGAAGTTTATCGTCAACGGTCATGTCGCCTTCTTCATCCTGGCGGCCGTCACCTTCGTCATCTCGCTCTTCTTCTGGCCGACGCCGGCCGTTCCGCTGATCGGGGCGCTGCTCATCCCGGCCGCGGTGCGCGCGGGGCTGCCGCCGATGGGCGCGGCGATGGCGATCGCCCTAGCGGGGCAAGGGATGGCGCTCTCCTCCGACTATGTCATGCAGGTCGCCCCGATGCTGAGCGCGACGGGGGCCGGCGCCGACACGGGCGTCGTCGCGGACAAAGCGATGATTTTGTCGCTTATTACCGGAGGCGTGGCGATCGGCGGCGCCTACTTGATGAACCGGAAGGCGATCGCGAGCCCGGCGCTCTCCTCGTCGACGGCCGGAGGGGAAGTCGCCATGTTCCAGACGAAGCCGAGCGCGGATCCCGAATTGGCGGAAGCGGCGGCGACGGTCGAAACGGTCCCCGCGGACGTCCAGCGTTGGTCCAAAATTCTCGCGGCGCTCGTCCCGCTGGCGATGCTCGGCGTCATGGTCGTCATGACGATCTCCAAGTTCACGGACGGCGCCCTCGGCAGCTTCGAAGGCGGCGACGGCGCGGCGTTCATCGGCGGGGTGGCGATCGTGCTGCTCATCCTCGCCTGCACCGTGTTCACGAAAATCAACGCGCTCGATAAAATCAGCGATCATCTGGTGGAAGGCTTCGTCTTCGCATTCCGGGCGATGGGGCCCGTCATCCCGATCGCGGGCTTCTTCTTCCTCGGCAACGCCGACTTCTCCGGCGGCATCCTCGGCGTCGGCGAAGGCGAAACGGCGCCGGCCTTCTTGTTCGATCTCGTCGCGTCGATCCAAAGCCTCATTCCGCAAAGCGCGATGCTGACCGCTTTCGGCATGATGATCATCGGCGTGATCACCGGCCTCGACGGCTCCGGCTTCTCCGGCCTTCCGCTGACAGGCTCGCTGTCGGGCGCGCTGGCGCCGACGGTCGGCATGGATCCGTCGACGCTCGCGGCCATCGGCCAAATGGGCGCCATCTGGGCGGGCGGAGGCACGATCGTCGCCTGGTCGTCGCTCGTCGCCGTCGCCGGCTTCGCCGGGGTGTCCGCGATCGAGCTCGCTCGGAAAAACTTCCTGCCCGTCATCATCGGCCTCGCGGTATCGACCGTCGTCGCGGTCGTCTTCTGGTAATCAGGACGTCGAAGACAGAGTTCGGGAAGGCGAGCCTTCGGCGTCGGGCGCCGCCGCCAGCATCGGCACGATGTCTCCGCTCGCCTTCACGAGGACGCGGCTGAGCACCGCGGCCATTTCGTGTACGAACGTCAGGCTGCCGTGCTCCATCACCTTCGGGTTCAGCGCCCCGTGATTGTTGACGACGCCTTTGAAATGAACGTGCCCGACGGGGGGCAGCTCCTTCTGCAGACCGAGTCCCGGAACGAGCGGCTCCTCGACGAACTGCAGCGTGCCGATTTTGAAAAATTGCCCGATGCAGGCGTCGACGGCGATCGTATACGCGTTCGGGTGCGCTCGCGCGATCGCATCGAGCTGCTTGTGTATGTTTAAGGCGTGAATCGGTTTATCCAACGTGCCGTAAACGCGAATGCGGGGATGGCCCTGGAGCCGTTCCAGCAATCGGCTTCCGACCGACGGGCCGAGGGAGTCCCACGAATGGCGGTTCGTCCCGATGCATAGAATCGCGATTTCGGAAAAATGAGGCCGCTTCGCGTAATGCCTCACAAGTGCTTCGGACAGCAGTTCCACCGATTTTTTATCGAGATAGTGGCTGTGGCACATGGTCGACAACGAAATCACCTGCTCTCTGACGTAAGCTGTAAGCTGTTCTTAAGTAATCATATCCAAACTCCATGTCCAAAAGCAAAGCCGAACTCCAAAAAGTTCTGTGAACATTTTGTTGTATGGTATACAATATACCAAATGACAAAATGAAAGGGGAATGCAGCATGACGACAGCGTATCGGTTGACGGAAATGACGTGGCCCGAGGTGAAGGAAGCGTTACATACGGTTCGAATCGCCATTATCCCTCTAGGCGCCCATGAGCAGCACGGCCCTCACATGAACGAAAGCTGCGATGCGGTGCTCGCGGAGGCGATGGCGGTCCGGCTGGCGGAACGGCTGCACCCGCTCGCGATCGTGACGCCGACGGTCAACATGGGGGTGTCCCCTCACCATCTCCATTTCCCAGGCACGATCTCGCTGCAGCCGTCTACGCTCATCGCCGTGCTTCGGGATATGGCGCATTCGCTTAAAGAACACGGCATCGAGAAGATACTCGTGCTCAATGCCCACGGCGGCAACCAGAACACGCTCGCCGTCGCCGCCGAAACGATCACGCTCGAGCTCGGCGTCCAGATGTTTTACGCCAAAACGACCGCCTCCGCCAAAGACGTCATGGACCGAACGATCGGCTCGAAACTGTACGGACACAGCTGCGAGCGTGAAGTGTCGGAGGCGCTCTATTTGGCGCCGCAGCTCGTCCGGGCGGATTTGCTTGAGAAAGGGGACATTCAAGAAGGGCGCTGGCGGCGGCTCCGCCCCGGCAGCCCGCTGCAAGGCTACTATTATTATGAAGAAATGACGCGCAACGGCTGCATCGGGGACGCGACGAAGGCGAGCCGAGACATCGGCGAACAAATCGTGGAAACGGCGCTCTCGCGCCTTGCGGACGCGGTGAGGGACGTGCTGCAGTCATGAAAACGGCGCTGTTCCTCTCCGCCATCGCCGCGAACTTGCTTTGGGCTCTGTTCCCCGAGCTGCCGCTGCATTGGCTGATATCGGTTTTATGCATTTCGATTCTCGCCGTCGTTTTCGCCTCGGTGAAACCGTTCGTAAGGCTGCTCGGCAGCTTGTTCCTCGCGGTCGGCTTCGGCCTGCTGCTGAAGCACGGCGCGGCGTGGTCCGCCTACGTGCTGTCGTTCGGCGGCATGCTGAACATTTTAAGCTTGTTCGCGCTCGTTCCGGTCGTCGCCGTCCCGATTCAGTTGGGCCGTTACGCGGATCGGGTGCAGTCGATCATCCGCCGCCAAGTGAGGCATTCCGGCGTGCTGTACGCCATCACGTCGTCCATGTCGTATCTATTCAGCTCGTTCATGAGCGTCGCGGCGCTGCCGATGGTGTACCATACGATTCGCTCTTCGGTCGACTTGTATCCGATCGCGGACAAGGAGCGGTTTATCAGCAGGTCGATTACGCACGGCTTCGGCATGCCGCTCGTTTGGACGCCGGTGACGCCGATGGTCGGCATCATCGTCGAAATGACGGGGGTGCGGTGGACGTCCATTTTGCCGATCGTCATCCCGCTCAGCTTCCTCGGCTTGCTGCTCGACTGGCTGACGGCGATGTGGATCGCGAACCGGCGAAGGAAACGGCTCACCGGCTCGGCGCTCGGGGAGCTGGCAGCCGCTCGGGAGCTTCCTGCGGACGCGGCCGTCCGCGGGGCTGCGCCGCCTGAGCGCGCCGAAACGAGCGGGGCGAAGCCGCGTCATCCCGCGCAAATTTTCGTCGTCATCTTGGCGTTCAATTTGTTGATTTCGGCGCTGGAGCGGTTCACCGACTTAAGCTTCTTAGTGCTCGTAACGTTGTCCGTCATCCCGTTCGCGTGGGCGTGGTCTTCGCTGATCGGCATGTCGGGGGCGTTCGTCGTGCAGGCGAAGAAGGCGGTGCCGGAGCAGCTGCGGAAGATGAAAGATCAATTTTTCGTTTTTCTAAGCGCCGGCTACATGATCGCCGCGGTGCAGGCGACGGGGACCGACCTCGCCGTCAGCTCGGCGCTCGGCGCATTCAAGGATGCGGTCGGAGCGGAGCTGTTCCTCGTGCTCGTGCCGCTG
It includes:
- a CDS encoding penicillin-binding transpeptidase domain-containing protein; translation: MRRHRIFHVLLAFAAAFALLAGRLLWLQRGPLGAGAAAEAAAMSVRQRAQGVTLDAGRGHIVDRRGVPFTGAVVEGLLLFPGGADRTPATEREQLAAALGVPAARLLDEWRRVRAPSWWTPDGPAANRPAPLTAAQREAIRRLRLVGAGVASSVQRYPGRRLAAHAVGFVAEQPDRLAATYGDRLQAGRLSLATPIGAAGLELAFDRLLQAQEATRIVAYADGAGHPLDGLGVRTTGERSPYYPLRLVTTLDAEAQQAAEEAADAAGLREGAVVVLDAATADIVAMVSRPAFPDALGPRAGDAWANRAIRAFPPGSVMKSFVAAVALEEGAAHPGETFDCDGTYGKYGLTCWKKGGHGRLTLEEALAESCNVAFAEIGERLDGATLERYAEALGLVGPVGWQGASSVDGAPLRQLPEEQPGRLFAGAPRAADGGVLAQTAIGQRDARWTPLSAANWMVTLLHGGAAASPRAASELQFADGTAADRYALKRLADPSAPLSGATVRALRGMLEGVVADGTGAALRKSAWPLAGKSGTAEAAAEGRAVVHQWFVGYGPANAPRYAVAVLAANRPPESPNQATALFGAVMDALAALP
- a CDS encoding Nif3-like dinuclear metal center hexameric protein, translating into MTVDRSETNVESVLLALNHISKGRMVMDWNEVTSGTNPYVVTKTSNIPGKSVIEIPGLVFGDKRQRVSRIGVGMTLTESMIELASALRLDVLVVHHPVAEAANSGGVPFADYLPLYGLSLIEMHEAFHGLHPGLTFLHGHRKLKTDTAFGGVPGNVLHKGVAFDDVRTAGDVLARIAAWMGRDADAGLLEAERAIRGEATLEEATLANPAMLLAGRPDSPVRHVLHFFPHTGFSLAHLEQALELYPETDTIIVSISRVREEHAFVELARRRGLNFIVGNPHSVEIWENGLPLAYALEMLLPDAEVFLLRERITAVPLRDVGHANMVRYGKAMAETHLVSGVGSAVYI
- a CDS encoding Na-translocating system protein MpsC family protein, with product MGAKYGTGVLKQEIVKIYNSINQEIFGIGIKSQRIEVVGDKVFIFATHKRIPALKILDADHRSLTASVDMLLMEANKRMLKEQLERQLGLEVLSVFKDYDPKTEHSGTIIVFAESVDA
- a CDS encoding ABC transporter substrate-binding protein, encoding MTMGKWTRMAGVTLLAAALIWVAGCGAAQTGSAPEEEAPAAEAPAAETTAETAAPETELAAEETKELVTVKFSEVIRSIFYAPHYAAMSKGFFEEEGILVDMNTAQGSDKGAAALIAGIADISLVGPETAIYIYNQKGDKTLKIFHQLTIKDGSFLLSREKLDSFEWSDLEGKSVLGWRPGSAPQMVMNSMLLQEGVKADVITNVASPAMAGAFASGQGDFIQLFEPVASTLEKEGQAHYVASMGESFGAFPETSYVATSDYIAANPDIVQGFVNAVAKGAAWLQTASDAEIAEALMPFFEGTPEDLILNSVNRYKSQDTWPTKPEMTAEAFEKLQTTLIENGVLKAEEKIANMNDVVDMSFVNNLGE
- a CDS encoding ABC transporter ATP-binding protein: MAQIELKNVSLNYFTVKQETEALRDIDVAVDAGEFISIVGPSGCGKSTLLSLVSGMIRPTKGKVLIDGAEVNGVSPKVGYMLQHDHLFEWRDVLSNLLVGAEVRRMDLKKAERKALELLERYGLGGFAKHNPSQLSGGMRQRVALIRTLVTEPDILLLDEPFSALDYQTRLTLADEIFTIIKDQGKTAVLVTHDISEAICMGDRVMVMSKRPSTISSIYSIRFDEGEGLLPWRKRSAARYPQYFNDIWRELEGHVVSAG
- a CDS encoding polysaccharide deacetylase family protein, which produces MSTLMLYLFYFFTFYAFLPGLISRLFGYRVLKRGMSERDISLTFDDGPDPVYTPRLLDLLGRHGIKATFFVVGKHAEAHPDIILRMHQEGHSIGIHNYLHRSNWLMRPKSVAKQIRMTSELIERITGTKPRFYRPPWGIMNLFDFASRHQLQIVLWSMMAGDWRKSTGAAKIESRMLKRLSGGTIYLLHDCGNTFGADLEAPANTIEALERFIPAALDRGYRFVRVDELADAYAKAAQRKAHPVRKALVAAFLFWERCFHAAFRLQAAIPEDPKSFLFYRITSYHGETIPLSEGEALRSGDTVVELHMNNELLYEFGRNARSPVQLAIQLIRAMEKTMPKLAASLLLRKDVSSIKAVLGTSMVNRGVEQFGFTIADLPRGWFAFATRLYLKFLLSVIHPQGKDRLGQRAEMLVPKRIAISMKEMTKRYGETVTQVAAGAADRADGRLA
- a CDS encoding ABC transporter permease, giving the protein MSSLPVREPMTPEAAAVAAAARKPAASPQYEAFLRAHRRNVRSVRVARLGVLAFVLALWEIAANVRWVDPMLTSQPSRLANAFRQLAFEGTLFHHAWVTSLETVIGIAVSMTLGTLIAVLFWWSTYASKVLEPYVVVLNALPKVALGPIFYIWLGEKYSIYGMAIAISIIVTIMMIESGFREISRTKLKLMESLGASRFQMLRMVLLPASVPNVIATLKVNVGLTLVGVVMGEFLSSKAGLGYLIIYGGQVFQMDLVMVSIMLLAALSIVLYGIVSAAGHYALKKTHFEA
- a CDS encoding NAD(P)-binding domain-containing protein, whose product is MHDTLPTVAVVGLGQLGVELARRLPAERLLLVSRSETKAAALAKELPGAAAVPISRLSEADLVFLAVPAGEVVPLYRERLAPHIRPDAALVNTATLVDTAELRAACPDHRWIPLKLIGSAKALQAGRTALLVTDDEEHRALLEPLVGALGRVIAGDERWVLACNTIATKRALEAGLRIAEDLRSAGLPAEFAAAAQAVVAAGVLQSFADGTLGHFGKAVLQELEVERNEAGVAREAK